In Mongoliitalea daihaiensis, one DNA window encodes the following:
- a CDS encoding YegP family protein: MALSQTKIAKSIQSKDDLDFEFLRKKGIEYIESLGSKLWTDYNTHDPGITILELLCYAITDLGLRISMPVEDLLHGSAGKQQFFEAHEILPNQALTALDYRKLLIDVDPVQIHNCFLLKHQPTLYINCRDGLVSLDSKIIQNLPHPLGKQTPIKGLYTLWLDLADEVQQQSQLVEAVLQRFHANRNLCEDIASVQFIKKEKIKVCASIELAPQADEHQIYAQIVLIIEAYFSPKVQFYSLKELLDTGMTSDKIFEGPLLEHGFIKDEELHQKQLRSEVRLSDLINLIQSIEGVQVIEDMSISYCTGTSEASDAWNLCIKPHHKPSLCEEKSVFTLTKEGLPLTVAKAKVAAYRERLTQQEQVNLLGKSKDKTLDFPSGSRNPIGVYRSISHNFPENYGIGEVGLSDQESPARLAQAKQLKGYLLFFDQILASYFKHLAMVKDQLSMNGTLHGSYFSQAIKDMKGVEELLKDFEDYSKKDLFNNLDDSDRRITQVKNHLIARFAENFGNYAFLMKNLYGDISDEIVYKNMHAFIRNYDSISRKRGSAFNYYKQTESMLWNTYNVSGLENRIAALLGIKLSDEKSYKRESISTKFVEIYLANATEYRWRIRDTHSQIVLTATENYTTVEAAEQEMYQSIFKAINSDRKAIQNIRNTNFRRRKSVHVIEIVKSEEGQFSFNIINPSIRSLQDPKRIIARQFRLFDTIEEVKAAIFDLIDFLMDQFTDEGIHVVEHLLLLPGKQHQSNPTFYFPICKEDCNSACSADPYSFRLSVVLPGYTQRFSDMNFRAFAEDLIRREIPAHILAKICWVGYRKNSIDDSKNDLLQFEENLRMFLIDKAAGRQTSIPAFIQSIQQLKNIYPSGHLHDCASEGTEGKIILGRTNL; the protein is encoded by the coding sequence ATGGCGCTTTCCCAGACCAAAATAGCGAAATCTATACAAAGCAAGGATGACCTTGATTTTGAATTCCTGAGAAAGAAAGGAATCGAATATATTGAATCCTTGGGGAGTAAACTATGGACCGATTACAATACGCACGATCCCGGAATCACGATTTTGGAACTTCTTTGTTATGCAATCACTGATTTAGGTTTACGGATAAGTATGCCAGTAGAGGATTTGTTGCATGGGTCGGCAGGAAAGCAACAGTTTTTTGAAGCACATGAAATTCTCCCCAATCAAGCACTTACAGCATTGGATTACAGAAAACTTCTTATCGATGTAGATCCAGTGCAAATTCATAACTGTTTTCTCCTCAAACATCAGCCGACACTCTATATTAATTGCCGGGATGGACTAGTCAGTTTAGACTCAAAAATTATCCAAAATCTTCCCCATCCCTTAGGAAAGCAAACACCTATTAAAGGACTATACACCCTTTGGCTTGACTTAGCTGACGAAGTACAACAACAAAGTCAATTGGTAGAAGCAGTACTTCAACGATTTCATGCCAACCGTAACCTGTGTGAAGACATCGCATCGGTACAATTTATTAAAAAAGAAAAAATCAAGGTCTGTGCCTCCATCGAGCTTGCTCCTCAAGCAGATGAACATCAGATCTATGCGCAAATAGTACTAATTATCGAAGCCTATTTTTCACCAAAGGTGCAATTTTATTCCTTGAAAGAGCTTTTGGATACTGGCATGACTTCGGATAAAATTTTTGAGGGGCCTCTACTTGAACATGGTTTTATCAAAGATGAGGAGCTTCACCAAAAGCAGTTGAGATCGGAAGTTCGATTGAGTGATTTGATAAACTTAATCCAATCGATTGAGGGTGTACAGGTGATAGAGGATATGAGTATTTCCTATTGTACCGGTACTTCAGAAGCATCGGACGCATGGAACCTATGCATTAAACCGCATCATAAACCCTCTTTGTGCGAGGAGAAAAGTGTATTTACACTTACCAAAGAAGGCCTACCGCTGACAGTAGCCAAGGCAAAAGTAGCCGCATACCGAGAGCGATTGACGCAACAGGAACAGGTAAACCTGCTTGGAAAATCCAAGGATAAAACGTTAGACTTTCCCTCAGGTTCTCGTAATCCCATAGGAGTATACCGTAGCATCAGCCATAACTTTCCAGAAAACTACGGTATAGGAGAGGTTGGATTATCGGATCAAGAATCCCCTGCACGATTGGCGCAAGCCAAACAGTTAAAGGGATACCTGCTGTTTTTTGATCAGATCTTGGCAAGTTACTTTAAGCACTTAGCTATGGTCAAAGATCAATTATCGATGAATGGGACTCTTCATGGGAGTTATTTTTCGCAGGCGATAAAGGATATGAAAGGAGTCGAAGAACTCCTAAAAGATTTTGAAGACTATTCAAAGAAAGATTTATTCAATAATTTGGATGACAGCGATCGGAGGATTACTCAAGTCAAAAACCATCTGATTGCTCGGTTTGCTGAGAATTTCGGTAACTATGCTTTTCTAATGAAGAATCTCTATGGAGATATATCTGATGAGATTGTATACAAAAATATGCATGCTTTCATTCGAAATTATGATAGCATCAGTAGAAAGCGTGGATCTGCTTTTAACTATTACAAACAAACAGAATCCATGCTTTGGAACACATACAATGTGTCTGGCTTAGAGAATAGGATTGCGGCTCTTTTGGGAATCAAGCTTTCAGATGAAAAGTCCTATAAAAGAGAATCCATCAGCACCAAGTTTGTTGAAATATACCTTGCCAATGCGACAGAATATCGCTGGAGAATACGGGATACCCACAGTCAAATTGTATTAACTGCAACCGAAAATTATACAACAGTAGAAGCCGCCGAGCAGGAAATGTATCAAAGCATATTCAAGGCGATCAATTCAGATCGAAAGGCTATCCAAAATATCCGCAATACTAACTTCAGAAGAAGAAAATCGGTACATGTAATTGAGATTGTGAAATCTGAAGAAGGACAGTTTTCCTTCAATATCATCAACCCTTCTATCCGCTCTCTCCAAGACCCCAAACGTATCATTGCACGTCAATTCCGCTTATTTGACACTATTGAAGAAGTAAAAGCTGCTATTTTTGATTTAATCGATTTTCTGATGGACCAATTCACCGATGAAGGAATTCATGTAGTGGAACATCTTTTACTGCTTCCTGGAAAGCAACATCAGTCCAATCCAACGTTTTATTTTCCAATTTGTAAAGAAGATTGTAATTCAGCTTGTTCGGCAGATCCCTATTCTTTTCGGCTAAGTGTAGTACTACCTGGTTATACCCAACGATTTTCTGATATGAATTTTAGGGCATTTGCAGAAGACCTGATTCGTCGGGAGATACCGGCTCATATCCTTGCAAAAATTTGCTGGGTAGGTTACCGCAAAAACTCTATTGATGATAGTAAAAACGATTTACTTCAATTTGAAGAAAATCTCAGGATGTTCCTGATCGACAAAGCAGCGGGGAGACAAACTTCTATCCCAGCATTCATCCAATCTATCCAACAGCTCAAGAATATTTATCCTTCCGGTCATTTGCACGATTGTGCTAGTGAGGGTACTGAGGGAAAAATCATTCTTGGTAGAACAAATTTATGA
- a CDS encoding contractile injection system tape measure protein has translation MKEETVVIQKLEFELEMVSSLTAKQLMKYSQRFVHQYILPLLEKLLQSYAFEARIQLSKVNLNLTVPQQLLQQGNSLNLLQALETNLRLQLDTILNEKEDETPAVQPISLAEILPFFLSYGSLPWYVPRSFDLELELTNVFDSSIKTKEGTQLVKQLNLLFIKNPHTFERFVKQLDDRLLLRVLNFGQPVSSFESNIHGLLKKRSIENRLAYWSLLYYAFWYYPQPTQTILWPLREVFQAIGSHEFRTLSRALRLGIKRPMTSQDQRKFLLHQATDLGVFGNVLMGKRLEKVLVTKGKEEKILLETAAKEESPSLFLEQVPHQMLYVSNAGLSIVHPFIVQYFRTLGFLNDHQQILKHKIDKAVYALHFLSFGKTNTMEHALILEKVFCGLPIDYPIDRFIQLEAYEKEEGEKLLRSIIQHWQRLKSTSLEGLREMFIQREGKLELEKPKLIVERKAQDLLMDSLPWGISVIKLPWMKQTLYVNW, from the coding sequence ATGAAAGAGGAAACAGTTGTAATTCAAAAGCTAGAATTTGAGTTGGAGATGGTATCGAGCTTGACAGCCAAGCAATTGATGAAGTACTCGCAGCGATTTGTACACCAATACATTCTGCCGCTCTTAGAAAAGTTATTGCAGTCTTATGCATTTGAAGCGAGAATTCAGTTATCGAAGGTCAATTTAAATCTGACAGTACCTCAACAGCTTCTTCAACAGGGCAATTCACTCAATCTGCTACAGGCACTGGAAACCAATCTACGACTGCAATTAGACACCATATTAAATGAAAAAGAGGACGAGACTCCTGCAGTACAGCCCATATCCTTAGCTGAAATTCTTCCTTTTTTTCTTTCCTATGGAAGCCTTCCTTGGTATGTTCCTCGAAGTTTTGATTTAGAGCTTGAATTAACTAATGTTTTTGATTCTTCCATCAAAACCAAAGAAGGTACGCAACTAGTCAAGCAATTGAATCTTCTCTTTATCAAAAATCCCCATACATTCGAACGTTTTGTAAAGCAGCTCGATGACCGCTTGCTATTACGTGTTTTGAATTTTGGTCAACCTGTTTCATCGTTCGAATCCAATATCCATGGTCTGTTAAAAAAACGCAGTATAGAAAACCGATTAGCTTACTGGAGTTTACTTTATTATGCTTTCTGGTATTACCCTCAACCCACACAAACCATCCTTTGGCCTTTAAGAGAAGTTTTTCAAGCCATTGGTTCGCATGAGTTTAGGACCCTTAGCCGCGCTCTTAGATTGGGAATAAAACGTCCGATGACTTCTCAGGATCAACGGAAATTTCTTCTTCATCAAGCTACGGACTTAGGTGTTTTTGGGAATGTTCTTATGGGGAAAAGGCTTGAAAAGGTTTTAGTAACCAAAGGTAAGGAAGAAAAAATACTATTAGAGACAGCTGCTAAAGAAGAATCCCCATCACTTTTTCTTGAGCAAGTACCCCATCAAATGCTTTATGTAAGCAATGCAGGTTTATCGATTGTTCATCCTTTTATTGTGCAGTATTTCAGGACTTTAGGATTTTTGAATGATCATCAACAGATTCTCAAACACAAGATTGACAAAGCAGTGTATGCACTCCATTTTTTATCCTTTGGAAAAACCAATACCATGGAGCATGCATTGATTTTGGAAAAGGTCTTTTGCGGCTTACCCATAGATTATCCCATAGACCGATTTATCCAACTGGAAGCCTACGAAAAAGAAGAAGGAGAGAAGCTATTAAGATCCATCATTCAGCACTGGCAACGGTTAAAATCAACAAGCTTGGAAGGCTTACGTGAAATGTTTATTCAAAGAGAAGGGAAACTAGAATTGGAAAAACCCAAACTCATTGTAGAACGAAAAGCTCAAGATCTTCTCATGGATTCCTTGCCTTGGGGTATTTCGGTGATTAAGCTTCCTTGGATGAAGCAAACCTTGTACGTAAACTGGTAG
- a CDS encoding DNA/RNA non-specific endonuclease: MDEANLVRKLVALMGAISGHIEKPTSKKKSVARQQKEAILDSNNAWNASLDWSSPTLLDQSSEFLASSDLFVKPADGEKEGMIDPSYVHPNSSNSFIDTKEVDLSDFFDPIESDSVNQLGVAMEPISASGSTNVNESRTNPLDDPNFGAMVENSQKASKHATAKNDPTVEVARAQGGAPLAANERLGSAQANQVEAMAGQEPNEFDAAGFKAALMAQIAQMQLPRNPDEATRFESHNNLTEIQQQATTRVNQEQEQAAGPISATSQADPDVGSVVERTVEAIPNPEFLPLPGELGAGNAMPLSKSDTAVHTPLQDNLMEVQHLMESNQVTEEQLSKANEPSFSAALDSLQEAKAHKELAPADFRDQENSILNQAKQTAESKSKNHLATIDGDRLTSAQALTQKQEQTASNDSAERAKIASEIDAIYEQTKTKVEDILHALEEKVTQLFAKAASTGKQLFEAHVARRMRAYKAERYAGVDGAARWVYDKFAGIPDEVNRFFTEGRKVYIDYIDQALDPIANTVAAELTKAKSTIQEGRVEVANFVASLPTNLQALGAEAALEIQGQFNELDNNVEAKEQALIDSLANQYMESLQAVDARIEEMKLENKGLFSKAMDAMSEVVEVIRALKEMFLNLLSAVADVVDTIIKDPISFLNNLVSGVRSGLENFGRNFLSHLQAGLIGWLTGTLGGAGITLPEDIFSLKGIFSLVSQILGFTWDRVRAIGVKVIGEPVMQAFETGFEILMILKNEGLTGLWEYIKGQFNDLKETVIEGIKTMVRDTVISAGLRWLMGVLSPASAFIKAAMTIIDVVTFFVQKASQIMTLVGAFIQSVRAVASGSISAVANAIENALANAVPVVIGFLANLLGIGSLASKVIGIITQIQQRVAQGITFLWVKIKELGKSFLQKIGLGSEKESKNDPEKQKKIDAGISYMKEEERRQDQDGNGKLTSDQANEVAHKTKQNHPVFKSITPRQDGGVWKYDWKGSEGTTGGAKVDGDQSSNPNGLPLLTQYLNQSVLTETGDIKPFLIAVNAQENMHDSKPVYNVAKSTKDENGVSVDVYTIRRSPGMKEANFEKLCIVNGKLVLADESGYVHKNYVPDSISMKTVKGGYESSYTTKTFDGQSGPSFTVGITFGKLTQELPFKEQERKVEGKDLVFKPEGNPRGQTDSAKYGFHNAHLIGDRFGGSGRNSALNIYPSSPTYNVVDMLNVENEKAGIFSKVQKYNLTVKAIIREVKESNLELFLRKEFEKEPLAKNDPDAKKTLMEKMQTEINKDIKEIPGQFRRVEYTSPLFGASIMEDKKYQEILDNMQK, encoded by the coding sequence TTGGATGAAGCAAACCTTGTACGTAAACTGGTAGCATTGATGGGCGCTATTTCAGGACATATCGAAAAGCCAACATCAAAGAAAAAATCTGTAGCTAGGCAGCAGAAAGAAGCCATATTGGATTCAAATAATGCATGGAATGCTTCCTTAGATTGGTCTTCACCAACTTTACTGGATCAGTCGAGTGAATTTTTAGCCTCCTCTGATTTGTTTGTAAAGCCAGCTGATGGAGAAAAGGAAGGCATGATAGATCCTTCTTATGTCCATCCTAATTCTTCTAATTCCTTTATTGATACCAAAGAGGTTGATCTAAGTGATTTTTTTGACCCTATAGAAAGCGATAGTGTTAACCAACTCGGAGTTGCAATGGAGCCTATTTCGGCATCTGGGAGTACAAACGTTAACGAATCACGCACTAATCCTCTCGATGATCCCAATTTTGGAGCGATGGTGGAGAATAGTCAGAAAGCCTCCAAACATGCCACCGCCAAAAATGATCCTACTGTGGAAGTCGCACGTGCACAAGGAGGTGCTCCATTAGCTGCCAATGAGAGGCTAGGGTCCGCACAGGCCAATCAGGTAGAAGCGATGGCAGGGCAAGAGCCTAATGAATTTGATGCTGCAGGCTTTAAGGCCGCATTGATGGCTCAGATTGCCCAAATGCAGTTGCCAAGAAATCCAGATGAAGCAACCCGCTTTGAAAGTCATAATAATTTGACCGAAATTCAACAGCAGGCTACCACACGAGTCAATCAAGAACAGGAGCAAGCGGCTGGCCCTATTTCTGCTACTAGTCAGGCAGATCCAGATGTAGGTTCTGTGGTGGAACGTACCGTGGAGGCGATTCCAAATCCAGAATTTCTCCCACTACCGGGAGAGCTAGGAGCGGGAAATGCCATGCCTCTATCCAAATCAGATACAGCAGTGCACACTCCTCTTCAGGACAATCTGATGGAAGTTCAGCATCTGATGGAATCCAATCAGGTAACGGAGGAACAACTTTCGAAAGCAAATGAACCTTCTTTTTCCGCTGCTTTGGATTCCTTGCAAGAAGCAAAAGCACATAAAGAACTTGCCCCTGCTGATTTTAGGGATCAGGAAAATTCAATTTTAAATCAAGCCAAGCAAACAGCCGAATCAAAAAGTAAAAATCATTTGGCAACCATTGATGGTGACCGTTTGACTTCGGCGCAAGCATTGACTCAAAAGCAAGAACAGACCGCAAGCAATGATTCTGCGGAGCGGGCCAAGATAGCCTCTGAAATAGATGCTATCTACGAGCAAACCAAAACCAAGGTAGAGGATATTCTCCATGCTTTAGAAGAAAAGGTTACCCAGTTATTTGCGAAAGCTGCTTCGACAGGAAAACAACTATTTGAAGCGCATGTGGCCCGAAGAATGCGGGCGTATAAGGCAGAGCGCTATGCAGGTGTGGATGGTGCCGCTCGCTGGGTTTACGATAAGTTTGCAGGTATTCCAGACGAGGTCAATCGATTCTTTACCGAAGGAAGAAAGGTTTATATCGATTACATTGATCAAGCCCTCGATCCAATTGCCAATACTGTAGCAGCTGAATTGACCAAAGCCAAAAGCACTATACAAGAGGGGCGAGTGGAAGTTGCCAATTTTGTAGCATCCCTACCGACTAATCTTCAAGCTTTGGGCGCAGAAGCAGCATTGGAAATACAGGGGCAATTCAATGAGCTAGATAATAATGTGGAAGCCAAAGAACAGGCCCTCATTGATAGTTTGGCCAATCAATACATGGAAAGTTTACAAGCCGTAGATGCACGTATTGAGGAAATGAAACTTGAAAATAAGGGACTCTTTAGTAAAGCGATGGATGCCATGAGCGAAGTAGTGGAAGTCATTCGAGCACTCAAAGAGATGTTCCTGAATTTGCTCAGTGCTGTGGCAGACGTAGTAGATACTATCATCAAAGATCCAATCAGTTTCCTCAATAATCTGGTAAGCGGTGTTCGCTCAGGACTCGAAAATTTTGGAAGAAATTTCTTGTCGCATCTGCAGGCTGGACTTATTGGTTGGCTGACAGGTACCTTGGGAGGGGCCGGGATTACATTGCCAGAGGATATTTTCTCTTTGAAGGGGATTTTTTCCTTAGTCAGCCAAATTCTAGGATTTACTTGGGACCGAGTTCGTGCCATTGGCGTCAAAGTCATTGGAGAACCTGTCATGCAGGCTTTTGAAACAGGTTTTGAAATTTTGATGATTCTAAAAAATGAAGGATTAACCGGGCTATGGGAATACATCAAAGGGCAGTTTAATGATCTGAAAGAAACAGTTATTGAAGGTATCAAAACGATGGTTCGGGATACGGTCATCAGTGCAGGCCTTCGTTGGCTGATGGGGGTGCTCTCTCCAGCCAGTGCATTCATTAAAGCGGCTATGACGATCATTGATGTGGTTACGTTTTTTGTACAAAAAGCATCTCAAATTATGACGTTGGTGGGCGCATTTATTCAAAGTGTTCGGGCAGTGGCAAGTGGTAGCATCTCTGCGGTGGCCAATGCCATTGAAAATGCTTTGGCCAATGCAGTTCCTGTGGTTATTGGATTCTTGGCCAACTTATTGGGAATCGGTAGTTTGGCATCGAAGGTTATCGGGATCATTACACAGATTCAGCAGCGTGTAGCTCAGGGCATTACATTTTTGTGGGTTAAAATCAAGGAGTTGGGCAAGAGCTTCTTGCAAAAAATTGGACTTGGTAGTGAAAAAGAGTCCAAAAATGATCCTGAAAAGCAGAAAAAAATCGATGCAGGAATAAGTTATATGAAAGAGGAGGAGCGAAGACAAGACCAAGATGGCAATGGTAAACTTACATCTGATCAAGCTAATGAAGTAGCGCATAAAACCAAGCAAAATCACCCGGTCTTTAAGTCCATCACCCCGAGGCAGGATGGAGGTGTTTGGAAGTACGATTGGAAAGGTTCTGAGGGTACCACGGGTGGGGCAAAAGTAGACGGAGATCAAAGCAGTAATCCTAATGGGCTTCCTTTGCTCACGCAGTACTTGAATCAATCAGTGTTGACCGAAACGGGGGATATCAAACCTTTCCTGATTGCTGTAAATGCTCAAGAAAATATGCATGATAGCAAGCCGGTTTATAATGTAGCCAAATCAACCAAAGATGAAAATGGAGTGTCGGTTGATGTGTACACTATTAGAAGATCTCCTGGAATGAAAGAGGCAAATTTTGAAAAATTATGTATTGTCAACGGAAAATTAGTTTTGGCAGATGAATCAGGCTATGTACACAAAAACTATGTACCCGATTCGATTAGTATGAAAACTGTCAAAGGAGGGTATGAGTCTTCCTACACTACCAAAACTTTTGATGGGCAATCGGGTCCAAGTTTTACTGTTGGGATTACTTTTGGTAAGTTAACCCAAGAGCTTCCATTCAAGGAGCAGGAACGGAAAGTGGAAGGGAAAGATTTGGTATTCAAACCCGAGGGAAATCCCCGTGGACAAACGGACTCGGCCAAGTATGGCTTCCATAATGCACACTTGATTGGTGATCGTTTTGGCGGGTCGGGTCGCAACAGTGCCTTGAATATCTATCCATCATCACCCACTTACAACGTAGTGGATATGTTGAACGTTGAGAATGAAAAGGCGGGGATTTTTTCTAAAGTTCAAAAGTATAATCTTACTGTAAAGGCTATAATTCGGGAAGTAAAAGAATCAAATTTAGAATTATTTCTACGAAAAGAATTTGAAAAAGAACCCTTGGCAAAGAATGATCCTGATGCGAAAAAGACGCTTATGGAAAAAATGCAAACTGAGATCAACAAAGATATCAAAGAAATCCCTGGACAGTTTAGGCGTGTGGAATACACCTCACCATTGTTTGGAGCAAGCATCATGGAGGACAAAAAGTACCAAGAAATACTGGATAATATGCAAAAATAA